A window of the Hordeum vulgare subsp. vulgare chromosome 5H, MorexV3_pseudomolecules_assembly, whole genome shotgun sequence genome harbors these coding sequences:
- the LOC123397478 gene encoding uncharacterized protein LOC123397478: MGQLMLNRVMSMQRESRHLQIQPHNGPADSTVDRKDSTCKQGHCSQGDEAQYPGPHLPQDIWCHICSLLPMRDAARAACVSHAFKRCWRCYPNLAFDMITLGIDIESCGEDEIARRFTSKVDHILKNRPCIATKTLEIVFRFYNAEVCNIDSWFQIAVTPGIEELIVELSSNSGRYYNFPWSLIANESGNSIRHLNISRCAFSPTGGLCFKSLSRLELTDVDITGDQLGFILQNSFALQRMQLTFCNKIISLKIPSHLQQLRYLDVFDGGRLLRVIELEAPNLSNFQFRGHRKVQISFGVGLQFKNFDLSFPGVLSYVCADFPSSLRYVETLSLGSCREMIDTPVLPSKFLHLKHLNVDLNTLTFPSTYDYCSLISLLDASPSLETLVMNVLQKKMLHESIVGDTSPLRQMPGHRHDSLKTVKIIGFSSAKSLVELTCHIIENTTSLEGLTLDTTTGHPSYSCLTNNIGKCMLLHGDFMVEVRKGLLAISTYVQPKVPSGVKLNVVEPCRRCHDRLL, from the exons ATGGGTCAGCTCATGCTCAATCGGGTGATGTCGATGCAGCGGGAAAGTCGTCACTTGCAAATCCAACCCCATA ATGGACCAGCTGATTCAACGGTTGACAGAAAGGACTCAACCTGCAAACAAGGCCATTGTTCCCAAGGTGATGAAGCACAATACCCCGGGCCACACCTTCCACAG GATATCTGGTGTCATATATGTTCCCTACTGCCAATGCGAGATGCTGCTCGAGCTGCTTGCGTGTCTCATGCATTTAAACGTTGTTGGAGATGCTATCCGAACCTTGCTTTCGATATGATAACATTGGGCATAGATATAGAATCATGTGGAGAGGACGAAATAGCAAGAAGATTTACCAGCAAAGTTGACCACATTTTGAAAAACCGTCCATGCATTGCCACCAAGACACTTGAGATCGTTTTTCGTTTTTACAATGCTGAAGTCTGTAACATTGATAGCTGGTTTCAGATTGCTGTTACACCGGGGATCGAAGAACTCATTGTGGAATTATCTTCGAATTCAGGAAGATATTACAACTTTCCGTGGTCGCTTATAGCTAATGAGAGTGGAAACTCAATCCGGCATCTAAATATTTCCCGTTGTGCTTTCTCTCCCACTGGCGGGTTATGCTTTAAAAGCTTGTCAAGACTTGAGTTGACTGATGTTGATATCACTGGGGACCAGTTGGGGTTCATTCTTCAGAATTCTTTTGCTTTACAGCGGATGCAACTTACGTTTTGCAATAAGATAATTTCCTTAAAGATACCATCTCATCTACAACAACTCAGATATTTGGATGTGTTTGATGGCGGCAGACTGTTGCGGGTTATAGAGTTAGAAGCTCCAAACCTTTCTAATTTCCAGTTTAGGGGACATCGCAAAGTACAAATATCATTTGGAGTAGGATTGCAATTTAAGAATTTTGATTTGTCCTTTCCTGGTGTTCTCAGCTATGTTTGTGCTGATTTTCCGTCTAGCTTGCGCTATgttgaaactctttctctaggttCATGTCGTGAG ATGATTGATACACCAGTTCTGCCTAGCAAATTCTTACATCTCAAGCACTTGAATGTTGATCTTAATACACTGACATTTCCCTCAACCTATGACTATTGTTCTTTGATATCCCTTTTGGATGCTTCTCCTTCTTTGGAGACCCTTGTCATGAAC GTTTTGCAGAAAAAGATGTTGCATGAATCAATTGTGGGAGATACATCACCTTTGAGGCAGATGCCAGGGCACCGCCATGATAGCCTCAAGACAGTGAAGATTATTGGTTTCTCCTCTGCGAAGAGCTTAGTAGAGTTAACATGCCATATCATTGAGAATACAACGTCACTTGAAGGCCTTACATTGGACACCACAACAGGACATCCTTCGTATAGCTGTTTAACAAACAATATTGGAAAGTGCATGCTGTTGCACGGGGATTTTATGGTGGAAGTTCGTAAAGGGCTCTTGGCTATCAGCACATATGTTCAGCCAAAAGTTCCCTCCGGAGTCAAACTAAATGTTGTGGAGCCTTGCCGCCGATGCCATGATCGACTGCTATAA